The genomic segment tgaatataagcTTAGCCAGCCTATAATTCTATAATTTTGTTGGTTGTATTGGCCCAATCTATATATGAATCCAATaaaattttcagcccaatcatCCAAACAGGCTCTAAAATATCTCACTACCTTAAAAGTTCTGATGTAGATTATATCGATTGTGGGTATGCAACCTTATCATTTCTCATGTTTTGTGGTATGCATGCACAGTCATATTGATCAACAATTTTCACTACCTATTTAAGGAAATAAGCTTATTCGCATAAGAAAGACTCTTTATAAGGACAAAAACAGTAATGCTGTCACATGGAGATCACACagctaaaacaaaataaattcaCCATGCATCATGGGAAGCCATAAGCGAACATCGCCAGGATGAAAATGAGACTGAAATGTGCAATTACGAAGATCACCTACAAAAGGATGGTGCCCAACACATAACGGAGAGTCATAAGACTTGGAGGTCAGCAGAACTaacgttttattttatttccaaaCCTTCTATTTCTTCATAAAAACACTATTTTAATTGCAAGGACACAATAATTTTGTATACCACGAGCACAAAGGCAGGCTTGCAATAGTGCATGTAGATATCTGGCAGCATAGTCTGCTCCCCTAAAAGCAACATCTAATTACTTCAGCTATATATCATTCAGATGGGCACGTAAGGAATAGCAATTAACCACAGAGGCGACTTCAAGCCCACGGCTGCCCCAAAGGACTCGTTCATGTCCAAATCATTGGGGCCCATCCCATTAGGGAGCTTCCAATCAAAATAGTAGAGCAGGTTGGCCAGGGCCATCTCCACCTGAGCCATGCCAAAGGTCATCCCCGGGCACATCCTCTTGCCTGCACCAAAAGGCATGTACTCATAGTTGCCACCTTTGTAGTCCACCGAGCTGCCATCGAATCTCTCAGGCCTAAAGCTCTCCGGGTCCTCCCAATACCTCGGATCCGTTGCCATAGCCCATGCATTGACCATAATCCTGCTCCCTGCAGGGATATCGTAGCCGTCCACTTGGCATCTCTCACGGCAGACTCTCGGCAGGAACAGCGGAGCCGGCGGGTGCAATCTCAGAGACTCTTTGATCACCAACTTCATGTAATGGAATTCATTGGTATCTTCCTCCTTGATCTTGGCCTTCCCCTTCAAAGCTTGCCTCAACTCTGCTTGAACCTTTTCCATTATCTCGGGGTGTCTCATTAACTCCGCCATCGTCCAGTCCAGCGTCGTCGATGATGTCTCAGTCCCTCCCCCGAACATATCCTACAAATAATTGAAAGATAGGTACTTGAAACAATATGTATTgccatgccttttatttatttatttattcatttttatagaaaaagcTAGATGCATAGTTAGGCATACTGACCATGATTACGGCCTTGATGCTGGTGAGCGTGAGGGGGAACTCAAGTCCACCATTTTCTTTTAGCTCTAAGAGAACGTCGACAAGATCTTCCCCTTGTTGCCGTTCCTCGTTGCTGCTATTTTTggtttctctcttcctttcatGCTCCTTGATGATCTCCCCGAGGATCTCATCCATCTCCCGGTGACATTTTTTTAACCTTGAGCTGAGAGTGTCAATAAAGCTTAACGAGGGGAATAGATCAGCTACGCTAAATCCGGAGAGGAATTCAACGAGTTTCTTCATTGCTGAGATGAATCTCGGCCCATGCTTGCATTTTGTACCAAATACCACCCTCGAGGTCGTAGTATTGGATGCCAGGAGAAACATCTCACTGAGGTTAACTGGGGAATTGTTCATCGTGGAGATATATTCCACTAGGTTGGACATCTCCTCTTGTCGAAGTGTGCTGAAGGACTTGACACGCTTTGCACTCAGTAGTTCGATAACGCATATCTTCCGCAGCTCCCGCCAGTAGCTGCCGTAGGGCGCGAAGATGATGTCAGCGCCGTCATAGAACGCCTTGGACGCTAGTATTTTGTCCCGCGAGGCGAAGATGAGATCTTGGGTCTTCAGGATCTCTCTTGCCATCTCCGGGGAGGAGACGATAATGTGATCGACTTGTCCGAGCCTGAGGTGCATGAGAGGGCCATGCCGCCGCGACAGCTCACGGAGGGCACGGTGAGGGAGAGCTCCGAGCAAGTGGTGGAGGTGACCTATTATAGGGAGCTTCCATGGGCTCGGAGGCAGCTTTCGTGTTGCTGTGGATTTGGTTAACTTTATCACTATGAGTACAAAGAGGAGGAAGGCGAAAAGGATGGGTAAGGAAGGGAGCTGGAGTTCCATGGCTGGTGCTCTGATGCTTTTGAGTGTAATGTGCTCTGATGCTCTTCTTAATTTATAGGGGGCATACGATTCTAGTGTCGTaattctttttgtttcttttttttgaagataAAGGAGGCTGTAAAGGGCCACCCAATAGTGTTGTAAAAATTAAAGGAGTAATATCATGCACGTTGCTTTGATTCGCCACCATTGTTCAACGGAAGTGACGGAGAGCCACGAGACTAAACTATAGCAGTACTGAAAGTGATGGTCAAGTTTTTCTTCTAGTGAGACGAAAAAATGATCAAGGTTTGATGGGAAAAAGTAATGATGCAATTGTTTAAGTGAAAGTCGAAGCGATTATTGAAGACTAATGAAGCTTCAAAATTTCCGCAAACGATGTTGACTTTTGCTCTTATTCTTGATCTTTAACGCCTTCGTATGGCTGTGGTTCGTTTGCTGGTTACTTTTGACGGTGACCTTACGTTGTCATTTGAGTGGCTTTTGGACTTTTGGGTGGGGCAATGGGACGGCTTTTGAATCTGATACTGGCAGGGTGCGGTAGTGTCAGATTTTAAGTTGGAAAAGCTTGTTTCTAATTATTGTTGTGTGTGTTGAGCTGCTAgtggggtggttctatatacacccccctattgctcaggacaccccccaaaaattaaaaaaaaattaaatactctctacaccccccatttgctaaggacacccctaaaaaattaaaaattcctaaattaccccccaccctccccaccccctcacctaaattgctctctacaccccccaaaccccccccaccccggtcttcccctccaaaacacctcgccaacgcccaaaacccccccgttctcccttctccctctcgtcgccggcattctcccgatctccgaccacctcgccgacttctcccggaaccacctcgccggcttctcccgaaatttttttttcacggttcgtgctccgttcggcactggatcgccgaacaaaaggcttctgttcggctgaacagtgccgaacagcaaccctcaaccgaacagatctgttcggctgcacagtgccgaacagaaggcttctgtccggcactgttcagccgaacagaaggcttctgttcggcgatccagtgccgaacggagcacgaaccgtgaaaaaaaaaaatttcggaagaagccggcgaggtggttccgggagaagccggcgaggtggtcggagatcgggagaatgccggcgacgagagggagaagggggaacgggggaggaggggtttaaggggggtttgaggggtgttttttttttttcttttcaaaacgaaacggaggaggaggaaggggggtgtatgagaaaatttcaagggcaatatggtaattacactaaaggttagtttgggtattttttttttggtttttgggggttgtcctgagcaatagggggggtgtatatagaactacccctgCTAGTGCCGTGTCTTAGATGCTGTTTGGGCGTCAGTTTACAATATTCCTTGGAAAAATGAGCCAATGGTGGAAGGAAGGAAATTTTTGTCtctagcttctttttttttttttccttgtctctttcttttcttcctcttggcacagttttttttttttgatttttctaataaggttttgaaaaagaaaaaaaaaactttctttttttataaaaaaattaattaagagaggaaaagaaaacctcacctgcgtagcaaTCCCACTGGGCCCCTTTCCACCACGAAATGTTCGATGAAGGCCGCAAGTTTTCCGCGTACCCTTCCGACCCATGGGCTCCTCCCACTGGGATCAACACCCATGTATGAGTATAATACCcatgtgtgagtacgtcaccccagtGCCACCTCAGTACCAGCAGACCAGAAGCACTTCCACCGGCAACATCCAAGCGTGAGGCATCCGGTCTCTGAATTTAATCGATGCCTGCGCGTTTTGAACCTGGACCACCCCAGTGGAACACAGAACCCCGTTCCATCtatgctaccaccttggtgaaGAAAAAAAACTCTCTCACTGCATGTACTTAAGAATAAGATctcaaaaaatttcataaagaaataATCGTTCAGATGGTCctatagttttattttttttattttttatttttttggatcaCGGGCTCCATGAAGGTCAGGGTTAGTTTTTTCGTTGAATTTTCTATCTTCATTTGTATCTTCCCCTCACCCTCAGTCAAagattagattcattcaaaggaGAGACTAGTAAAGTTTGAATCCAAAATTTCCACTTGCCAGCTTTGATCAGTTTCCCACTGATAGGAATGTGGCCAAGTCTCGGGTGTAACAATCAAAGAAAGAATATATTACCGTTAGCCATGCCTTTTAATTAGCTCCGTGTATTTAGAATCTAGGGTCTCGTGTTCTTGACCGTAACGAAAGAGAGGTTCAATGACGTGACAAGAGAAGGTAAGCCGCAATTATAGTATAGGACCAAGTGATAAACGAAAAAAAGCCAGTGTTGATTTTGTTGCGCTTAAAATTGGCGACGTGCGTGCACTTCAATTTGAACTCTGAACTCTGAAGCATACTTGTCTGCTGGTTTATTCAATTTATTTGGGAATGTAGGTGATTGATAGCTACTTGAGGTGATTTTGAGTATTCCAAAATTAATGTTCTAGGTTGAACCTTGACTAATGTTACCCACGAACCATGGGTCATGGTGTATGAGCAAGAGTTTAGACCAAATAGATCCCCTAGTTGCTTCCAAGAACCATACAGTCGCTAAGAGTTTAGACCAAATAGATCCCCTAGTGCCGGGTCGTTGGGGATGTTAGAGTTTCAGTATAAAATACTACTAGGATAAAGTGTGTCAATGGTGTGGAGAGCCTCGGCATAGGCAGGAATGCGATACTATGGATAGCCTAGTCACAACTAAGAATGTGATGCTATGCAGAGCCTTACCTTGGGCAAAAATTTGGTACTGTGGTTTATCGATCACGAGCTAAAGCATGGTTGTGGTGTTATGCCCCGAGCGCGGAGCGCGACAAACGCCGCACACCTGCACGGCGGATtgtacaagcatgcaaggctgcagatcatatcaaagcaatgacaaatttttaaatttattttttaataatttattcaaaGCAAACTTCTAAGTTTCAAAATACCATATGTCAACATAAATTAATCAAATACTCTAACTAGTAtatctaaaatgccaataactgaaataATCATCAGAAAATTTAGTGCACTCCCTAAGTCCCGAGTGATTGGGTGTCCATACATCTGgatatgaaaaacaaaaaaaatatgataatgagctacactagcccagcaaGCAACATAACATCCAAGAGTGAGATCAAAGCATACCAAATATTTAatcaaaacataaaataatgactgaagaataaatcataaatagcataattttttttgaaatttattattattttcacaAAAACTCTGATACTAAAATTCCAACATCAATAGGctatggccacgtaacccagtggcatgggtcgcacaaagtgccaaaaacTACCATTATTAACCATCGGTAGCAACGGTGTTCAAAAATCACTATTTTAATCATCGGTGGCAAAGTGTCTAAAaatcactattctaatcaccggtggcaagGTGTCCAAAAACCACTATTTTAATCACCAGTGGCGTGGTGTCAAAACCGGTTACTcatagattacaagtcgacagggccaacgaatAATCTTCATTGGTCGGGCCAGATTATAgtcatgctgagaatacatatatgtatacaaaataaatttttcataatttgccCAATTACATTTTTCAGATATCATAACATATAACATAAGTTTTAAATGATTATTAATATGCTTGATCCATTTAACTAATTACAAAacatatatcaaaattaaatccaCTAATAATTACTTAACCAAGTACTTTGGAAAAATAtactttgaagtattaagttacttacttcTTTTCGCTTTAAATCCCACTTCAGAGAAACATGTCAGATACACCtatttaatatcattaaaatattattaatttttaatatcatttcagaaatcaaaattaaatactaCTGTCCCATGCCCCAAATCAGGTTGGTCAGATAATAGTACCCGATTGCTTAGGTCAGTCTGAGCCAAAAAGATTCAATGAGTCAGGTAAAGATCAAAAGCGGCCAAATCTAATTGGGGTTGAAGTAATGGCCAGTCTACCGTTCGGATGCCGGGGCAGTTTACGGTCTCCAAACTGGTTCAACTTGGATCTAAGCAACAAGAATAACAAGGCTTATACTAGGATCCCCAAGCATGTttataaagagaaaaaagagaggagagagaatcttAGCTTAGGTCTGGATTTGGTCTAATCCTAGTCTTGGGGTTGGTCCAAGTGGTTCAGATCGaccatcaaagaaaaagtctaGACCTAGTAGAATGTGGGCTTGcttaaaaagagaaagagatatACGATCCAAGGCTAGTTAAGCTTTTGGGCTTGATCTGCATAATTAGGTCCAATCCGAGGCTTGGCCTATTTAGTCTAATTTGACCAAAATCAAAAAGAGATATTTGGCCTGGGTTGCCTGGATCAATTTGGTCCAAAATGAACGGACTCGGCTCACAATGGATAAAAAGGGCCCAAACGGAATACGACCCACAATAGATGAGCGAGGCCCAAAATGAATAATCATGGCCCAAAATGAATACGGCCTACAGTGGACACGACCCAACAAAGTGAATAAAGCCCAACAGGTATACAACCCATAATGGGCACGGCACAACAGGATGAGGGCCCAAACTTGGCCCATGATGGACACGACCCAACATAGTGAATAGGGTCCAACAGAGCCCAAAAGGTATGCAGCCGACAATGGGCACAACCTAACAGGATGAACCCCACAATGGACACAGCCCAATAGAGTGAATAGGGTCCAACAGGACCCAAAAGATATACGGCCCATAATTGGCACAACCCAATAGGAAGAATAGGGGCCAAACTCGGCCCACTATGGATACAGTCCAACAGAGTGAACAAGGCTCAACAAGGCCCAAAATGGGTACAACCCAACAAGAGTCAAAATGGGCATGACCCAAAGAGTGGATAGGGCCCAAAATGGGCACGACCCGACAGAGTGAACAGGGCCCAAAATGGGTACGGCCCATCAAAGCCCAAAATGAATGAACTGGGCCCAAATTCGAATAGGGCCCAAATGAATAATCACGGCCCCATCACGGCCCAAAATAGGGGTTCTTCACCCCGTTGAGAAAACAAGGAAGGAGGAAAAACAGGAAGAGAGGTAGGAGGGAAGAGGAAGCTCTGATGGTGGTTGGACTTGGGTTGCTGGAGGTCAATGGCCACCCGACTGCAGTGGCAGCCAGCGGCCGTTGTAGTGGCCGGAGGGGAGGAAGGAATCAAGAACAATCTTAGTTGGGTCCGAAACAGATTATCTAAGAATAGAAGAACAAGGAGAAGGGGAGCTCCCCGGTGAGTATACGGAGGGAACGGATCTCGGCCGAGGGTGGCTCAGTTCGACGGTCCCGCTGCGGATCTCACAGTGGTGGCTTGAACACGAtcttgaaatagaggaaaacaTGGATCACAGAAAGGTCTTTGGACGACACTCGATCGGGGTGGCATGCCAACCATCGGAGGAGGAGTAGAAGGAGAGggtggagagagaggagagaaggctCGGCGGTGGTGGCTTGGAGGATGAGGAATTCATAGGTGGGTTTCAGTTTGTTCACTATCGTGATTCTTGCGGCGGTTGAGCAAAATCGGCAGCTGTTCAAGCTGCCGTAAAATGGCCACAGGGCAGCCGTGGGGTTGCCGCGGAGCGCCCGCGACGCCTCCGCTCCATCTCGCTCGAGGAAGGTGGAGCGGGGGATCGCGATCGCGATCCCCTATTTCGCTTCTTCTATTGGGCCAAAGGCTGGAGTCGGTTGggcctgccgacttcagcccattAATGCCCTATTCTCACACGTGGCAAGTATAAAATCGTAAAGGTAATTAGAAGTTCTTGATGTGAAAACTCGAAAATGCCACTGAGACTGATCTTGTTAATCTGATgacaataaaatatttatttagcaCTATTAAGTGTAACTATTATCAATGACACATGACTAATATATCGAGTTTATTGACTTTACAGATATTTGATTCAAGTCGAGTTGATCTTGAGTATTACTTTTTTCTTATCGAGTCGAGTTTGAGCTTGGATATTAAGGCTCGACTAATCTTGAGTATTTTTAATTGAATTGGGGAGCATCTAGCTACTCGACTCAGCTCAGCTCGATTGCACCCCTTTTTATAATCAAGGCACGTTTACTAACTTCTATAAATCCCCTTTTAGCTGTGTACTTGTACTCATTAGTATCAAGGATGCCTAAAGAGATGAGATTCCTCTTCAAATCAAAACATGCCAAACATTAGTTAAGTTTCTCATAACACCACATGCATTTTAATTCAAACTGTCCCTTTTCCAACTGTGTTAATTGGGGCATTATTGCCCATCAACACAACTTTACTGTCAATTGATTCATATATGGAGAACCATTCTATTGGGATATATGTAGTAGAAAGAACCTAAATTTAGAATCCATTCATCTTTGGATCTAACTCCATTAGTCACTGTGGGAATGTTTTCAGTACCATCAGAAACACCATTTGCTACATTGGCTTCTGCGGATTTTGCCTTCTCTTTTTGATCCTTATAATGCTTAATTTTTAACTTATAATAATTAGTCTTAATATATATTTGCCTATAACAATAATGACAAGTCAAACTCTTATGTTTGGACTTCGATCTGGACTTACATCTACTACTATCTGAGCACCGTTGACTAGACCTTCCTTGAGCTACTAAGACtccgtttgggggagcttttgatagtatagcttttggaagtatagcttttataaaaagctatttgttgtttggtaactacatttttaaagtattgtggaactttaacatgtgtttggtaaataaactgagaaagtacttttggcatgacaaaatgaccataaaagatattatatagtattatacaatagagcataataaaatataatacaataataaagatataaaatattataattatatcacATAATACATTTTGTgcaattattctattttattatggatattttcgttcaaaaaaaaattataactcaAAACAGTTTTTCGATAATTTCATATAGTGCTTTTTCGGGGAAACTCCAAAATGGAGGGCCAGAATGTggtttttggccctccaaaagctctcccaaatGAGGTCTGAGCTTTCCGACCTTCACTTTAGCTACTAAACTCTTATGCTTCCTTTCTATCTTACTCGTCTTCATTCCGCAACAATGTCATGCTAAAGCTAAGCTGGTTAAGTCAAGGTTTGGAAGCATATACAATTTGGCAGCAATTATGATGCTAAACCTATCCAAATCAACTTCTTTGATGCCTGTCATCTAACTAATCTATGTTTGTTTTTCCAAGGTAAGAGAGTATTGTTGCAGAAATTATGATGAAAAAGCTAGCATAAGTTTTTTCGCTCAGAGATTTCTTGTCACATGCAGTAacttttttctacaaaaggttagcagcaagttcaaaaaaaaaaatcagtgccCACAAGTTTCCGCTTACAAAGAATAAATGAaagttcttttcttcttccttggatgCAGAAGATTGAGGCAAAAGTTTCATACGCAACAGGAAGAAATTGTAGTGGCAGCCATTGCCAATTTGGTTGAGCTGGCATGGGAATAGTCAAAGTGGAAACTTCAAATTTTCCACGTGCCAGCTTTGATCAGTTTCTCATTGATAGGAGTGTGGCCAAGTCTGGGGTGTAACAATCAACTTGAATAGACGTCCAATTTGAAAATCCAAGGATTACCGTCAGAATTAGCCATGCTTTTTAGCTTCGTGTATTTATAATCTAGGGCCTCGTGTTCTTGACCGTAATGAAAGTGGTTCAACGACGTGACAAGAGACTCAGCAATCAGGTAAGCACCAATTATAGTGTAGGACCAAGTGATAAAACGAAAGAAAGCTTCGAAGTCCCCTTGAGTAACTTTCTTGTTGAAGCCATTGTTGATTTTGTTGCGCTTGGAATTGGCAACGTGTACTTCAATCTGAACTCTGAAGCATACTTGTATGCTGGTTTATTCAATGTATTTGGAAGTAGGTGCTTGATAGCCACTTGAGCTGATTTTAAACCTAGACTAATGTTACCCACGAGCCATGGTTCATGGTGTATGAGCAAGAGTTTAAACCAAATAGATCCTCTAGTTGCTTAGAAGAACCATACAGTCGCTAAGAGTTTAGAACATAGGAGGTCCAAGATCCTTCATCTCAAAATGTTGACTAAGAAAGTGCTTAAGTTCTGAAATGCCCGTAATATCATCCTGGTGCTTAAGGTCTGAAatatctattttttatctaCAGTGGTGCTTCATAGAAAGGATTGGGTTGTGTACTGATGCAGAATGATAAGGTTATTGCTTATGCCCCTCGATAGCTAAAGCTATATGAAGAAAATTACCTCACTCATGCTCTTGAACTTGCTGCTGTGGTGTTTGCATTAAAAACTTGGAGATATTACTTATATGGTGAATTTTGTAAGGTGTACACTGATCACAAAAGTTTAAAATATCGCTTTAATTGGAAGGAACTCAATATAAGACAGAGAAGATGGTTGGAGTTGCTTAAAGATTATGATTTGTGGTTGCTCAATATATAGACATTATCATCCGGAAAAAGCTAATGTGGTTGCTGATGCACTGAGCAGAAAATCTATGAGTAATATTGCTGCTTCACTCACATCTCGGAGGGACATTTTGGAAGATCTGAGAAAAGCAGAAATCAAGGTAAGTTGGCATGATCTTGATATACATTTGGCTAAGTTGTATGTCCAACCTAACTTAATAGAAAGGATCAAGATTGCCGAAGTAGATGACCCTCAActgcaaaagataaaaaatgatgttGATTCAGGTTCTCAGTCAGAGTTTAGAATGTATGAGGATGGATCATTAAGAtttaaaaatagaatttgtattGTAAATGATTCTGAATTAAAAAGAGAAATTATAGAAGAAGCTTATAGCACCGGATATATAGTGCATCCTAGGATACTAAGATGTATAAGAATTTTGAAAAACATATTTTGGTGGAATAATATATAGAGAGAAATTGCACAGTTTGTAGCACGATGTCAGACTTGTCAGCAGGTTAAGGTAGAATGTAAGAGACTGGCTAGATTGTTGCATGCTATTTCAGTTCTTGAATTGAAGTAGGAACACATTACAATGGACTTCGTCTCTCGGATTGTAGACAGATTGACAAAGTCATGATGCTATATGGGTGGTTGTAGACAGATTGACAAAGTCAGCTCACTTTTTGGCTTTTAAAGTAGGAATGATATTGGAAAAGTTTGCAGAACTCTATATTGAACAGATAGTGTGGTTGCATGGGGTACTTGTATCCATTATTTTTGATAGGGACTCACAGTTTGTATCTCATTTTTGGGGTAGTCTACATGAAGCTTTGGGGACCATACTTAGCTTCAGCAGAGCTTTTCACCCTTAGACTGATGGCCAGTCGGCAAGGATCATTCAAAATTTGGAAGATATGCTGAAAGCTTGTGCGATTGATATGAGAGGTTCTTGGGACCGTCACTTGTCTTtggttgagtttgcatataataacagtTACAGACAAGTATTTAGATGGCCCCTTATGAGGCTCTATATAGAAGAAAGTGCAAATCTCCTATCTGCTGGAATGATGtaggtgaaagaaaaattatgggtctCGAGATTGTTTAGCAAACAGTAGAGAAGTTCTAGCTAATTAGAGAATGCCTCCGGATAGCTCAGTGCAGACAGAAAAGCTATGAAGATAATAGAAGGCAAAAGATAGAATTCTAACTTAGAGATAATGTATTTTTGAAAGTATCTCCTACTAAGGGGTAATGCGATTTGTAATTTGTGGAAAACCCAGTCTGCGTTATGTGGGACTCTTTGAGATTCTGGAAAGAGTTGGAGCTGTTGCATACAGATTGACACTTCCACCTTCACCATGTGGAGTTCATAATGTATTCCATGTTTCCATGTTAAGAAAGTATGTTCCAAATGCAGGCAACATGGTGAAAATAGCTCTTTTGTAGCTCATAGAAGATTTGACATATGATGAGCAGCTTGTACGAGAGGTTATTATCAATGGGAGGCTATTATCAATGTGGTGGAAATAGCTCTTTTGCAGCTTAGAGAAGACTTGATATATGATGAGCAGCCTGTACGTGTGGTTGATCAAAAGGAACAAGTATTAAGAAGGCGCACGATTCTTTATCTCATGGTCTAGTGGAGTAATTACTCAAAATGAGAGGTTACTTGGGAACTAGAGGatgagatgaagaaaaa from the Phoenix dactylifera cultivar Barhee BC4 chromosome 14, palm_55x_up_171113_PBpolish2nd_filt_p, whole genome shotgun sequence genome contains:
- the LOC120113065 gene encoding premnaspirodiene oxygenase-like; this translates as MELQLPSLPILFAFLLFVLIVIKLTKSTATRKLPPSPWKLPIIGHLHHLLGALPHRALRELSRRHGPLMHLRLGQVDHIIVSSPEMAREILKTQDLIFASRDKILASKAFYDGADIIFAPYGSYWRELRKICVIELLSAKRVKSFSTLRQEEMSNLVEYISTMNNSPVNLSEMFLLASNTTTSRVVFGTKCKHGPRFISAMKKLVEFLSGFSVADLFPSLSFIDTLSSRLKKCHREMDEILGEIIKEHERKRETKNSSNEERQQGEDLVDVLLELKENGGLEFPLTLTSIKAVIMDMFGGGTETSSTTLDWTMAELMRHPEIMEKVQAELRQALKGKAKIKEEDTNEFHYMKLVIKESLRLHPPAPLFLPRVCRERCQVDGYDIPAGSRIMVNAWAMATDPRYWEDPESFRPERFDGSSVDYKGGNYEYMPFGAGKRMCPGMTFGMAQVEMALANLLYYFDWKLPNGMGPNDLDMNESFGAAVGLKSPLWLIAIPYVPI